The following proteins are encoded in a genomic region of Phalacrocorax carbo chromosome 2, bPhaCar2.1, whole genome shotgun sequence:
- the OTUD1 gene encoding OTU domain-containing protein 1, with product MQLYSSVITHYPAGGTAAAAAAAPPSPAGVFKVSLSPGPPSAEAPSAVDAAGPSPATESPAKDAFIPGGGSSSAAAAMPAFSCLEVMPSGPTAGPGSRPAGGPQYSSCAQVTVSRRRPPERIVPIRIVQRAEAPGELVPASPRSRAWLEGILESMRQAGGDGEAAALPPLAEEPSNRSLRLSEHCQALQAAAAGAQPAPVPGCRPAERSGSQAQPAAGGPSRGEEEEEEEDGRGAGARRGPGSRPERSEKLALYLAEVEKQDKYLRQKGRFRFHIIPDGNCLYRAVCKAVYGDQRLHSELREQTVHYIADHLDHFNPIIEGDVGEFLIGAAQDGAWAGYPELLAMGQMLNVNIHLTTGGRPESPTVSTMVHYLGPEDPTRPSIWLSWLSNGHYDAVLDRVCPNPEYEAWCRQTQVQRRRDEELAKSMAVSLSKMYIEQNACS from the coding sequence ATGCAGCTCTACAGCTCCGTGATCACCCACTACCCGGCGGGCGGGACGgccgccgcagccgccgcggccccgccgagccccgccggTGTCTTCAAGGTTTCCTTGTCGCCGGGACCGCCCTCCGCGGAGGCACCGAGCGCCGTTGACGCCGCGGGCCCGAGCCCGGCCACCGAGAGCCCCGCCAAGGACGCCTTCATTCCCGGGGGGGGAAGcagcagcgccgccgccgccatgcccGCCTTCTCCTGCCTGGAGGTGATGCCGAGCGGCCCCACGGCGGGCCCCGGCAGCCGGCCGGCGGGCGGCCCCCAGTACAGCTCCTGCGCGCAGGTCACCGTcagccgccgccggccgccggaGCGGATCGTGCCCATCCGCATCGTGCAGCGAGCCGAGGCCCCCGGCGAGCTGGTGCCGGCCTCGCCGCGCAGCCGGGCCTGGCTGGAGGGCATCCTGGAGAGCATGCGGCAGGCCGGGGGGGACGGCGAGGCCGCCGCCCTGCCGCCGCTCGCCGAGGAGCCCAGCAACCGCAGCCTGCGCCTCAGCGAGCACTGCCAGGCGCTGcaggcggcggccgccggcgccCAGCCCGCGCCGGTCCCCGGCTGTCGCCCCGCGGAGAGGAGCGGCAGCCAGGCGCagcccgccgccggcggcccctcgcgcggggaggaggaggaggaggaggaggatggaagGGGTGCCGGTGCGCGCAGGGGGCCGGGCAGCAGGCCGGAGCGCAGCGAGAAGCTGGCGCTGTACCTGGCCGAGGTGGAGAAGCAGGACAAGTACCTGCGGCAGAAGGGCCGGTTCCGCTTCCACATCATCCCCGACGGGAACTGCCTCTACCGCGCCGTCTGCAAGGCGGTGTACGGGGACCAGCGGCTGCACAGCGAGCTCCGCGAGCAGACAGTCCACTACATCGCCGACCACCTGGACCACTTCAACCCCATCATCGAGGGCGACGTGGGAGAGTTCCTCATCGGCGCCGCCCAGGACGGGGCCTGGGCCGGCTACCCGGAGCTGCTGGCCATGGGGCAGATGCTGAACGTGAACATCCACCTCACCACGGGCGGCCGGCCCGAGAGCCCCACCGTTTCCACCATGGTTCACTACCTGGGGCCCGAGGACCCGACGCGGCCCAGCATCTGGCTGAGCTGGCTTAGCAATGGGCACTACGACGCAGTGCTGGACCGCGTGTGCCCCAACCCGGAGTACGAGGCGTGGTGCAGACAGACTCAGGTACAGCGCAGGCGGGATGAGGAGCTGGCCAAGTCCATGGCGGTGTCCTTGTCCAAGATGTACATCGAGCAGAACGCCTGCTCTTGA